One Chryseobacterium sp. StRB126 genomic region harbors:
- the rfbD gene encoding dTDP-4-dehydrorhamnose reductase encodes MKKIAVVGSNGQLGNCIRKIAPDFENKYEFLFTDSTILDVTNEEQINDFFYDNKPDYCINASAYTAVDLAEKEKEKAFAVNADGVANLAKACIEYKTILIHVSTDYVFDGDTNLPYSEDDFTNPVGVYGESKRRGEELALELNPKTIILRTSWLYSEFNKNFVKTMLNLFSQKTELGIVADQFGQPTNANDLAAAIMEIIENPNKTFGIFHFSNYPETTWFDFAKKIAEFSKSSIQLNALTTEQYPTPAKRPVRSTMSLDKIEEIYKIEPKHWENSLEECVDILTQQ; translated from the coding sequence ATGAAAAAAATAGCAGTAGTAGGCAGCAATGGCCAGTTAGGAAACTGTATCAGAAAAATTGCTCCCGATTTTGAAAATAAGTATGAGTTTCTTTTTACAGATTCCACAATCCTGGATGTTACCAATGAAGAACAGATTAACGACTTTTTCTATGATAACAAACCAGATTACTGTATCAATGCTTCCGCATATACAGCGGTAGATTTAGCAGAGAAAGAAAAAGAAAAAGCATTTGCTGTAAATGCAGATGGAGTTGCCAATCTTGCTAAGGCTTGTATAGAGTATAAAACCATCCTTATTCATGTTTCTACTGACTATGTGTTTGATGGAGATACCAATTTGCCTTATTCAGAAGACGATTTTACCAATCCGGTAGGAGTGTATGGAGAATCAAAGAGAAGAGGAGAGGAGCTGGCATTGGAACTTAATCCGAAAACCATTATCCTTAGAACTTCCTGGCTGTATTCCGAATTTAATAAAAACTTTGTGAAGACGATGTTGAACTTGTTCTCACAGAAAACAGAGTTAGGGATTGTTGCAGATCAGTTTGGGCAGCCAACCAATGCTAATGATCTTGCGGCAGCCATTATGGAAATTATCGAAAATCCAAATAAAACCTTTGGAATTTTCCACTTTTCAAACTATCCGGAAACCACATGGTTTGATTTCGCTAAGAAAATTGCTGAATTTTCAAAATCTTCAATACAATTAAACGCGTTAACAACGGAACAGTATCCAACTCCTGCCAAAAGACCCGTAAGAAGTACTATGTCTCTGGATAAGATTGAAGAGATTTATAAAATTGAACCCAAACACTGGGAAAACAGTCTTGAAGAATGTGTTGACATCCTTACACAACAATAA
- a CDS encoding acyl-CoA thioesterase, which translates to MEKEVSTIVKVRFSDCDPIGHLNNVKYLDYMFNAREDHVETFYGFTYEEYTKQTGCTWIAIQNEIAYMKEVRYNTQVVISSKTIDVQDRTAKVEILMKSLDEKTVHAVLWVTVIYFNMKTRKSEVHPEDIKETFNKFYVDLIQKDFQSRVKFLRSQNAKNS; encoded by the coding sequence ATGGAAAAAGAAGTATCAACTATAGTAAAAGTGAGGTTTAGCGATTGTGATCCAATCGGTCATTTGAATAATGTAAAATATCTAGATTATATGTTCAATGCCAGAGAAGATCACGTGGAAACATTTTACGGATTTACTTATGAAGAATATACCAAACAGACAGGCTGTACCTGGATTGCCATCCAGAATGAAATAGCTTATATGAAAGAAGTAAGATATAATACGCAAGTCGTTATCAGCAGTAAAACTATCGATGTACAGGACAGAACAGCCAAAGTTGAAATCTTAATGAAAAGCTTAGACGAGAAAACAGTTCATGCTGTACTTTGGGTTACCGTTATTTATTTCAATATGAAGACAAGAAAATCAGAAGTACATCCAGAAGATATAAAAGAAACATTTAATAAGTTTTATGTAGATCTGATACAAAAGGATTTCCAGTCAAGAGTTAAATTTTTAAGATCCCAAAATGCAAAAAACTCTTAA
- a CDS encoding OmpH family outer membrane protein: protein MKKLSVLFAAVMMFVSVGMAKAQKMATLDVLGVLNAMPEKKKADADLKTFYDTKQAEIKKKYDAGQAKLKQYSEEAPKKTADENKAREAELQKIQEEIAQMQDKAQKDLQAKQEVAFGPIEKKLNDAVDKVAKANGYEYVMDANSPAFLYKAGADATAAVKKELGIQ, encoded by the coding sequence ATGAAAAAATTAAGTGTATTATTTGCAGCAGTAATGATGTTTGTTTCTGTAGGTATGGCAAAAGCTCAAAAAATGGCTACTTTAGATGTATTGGGAGTTCTTAATGCAATGCCTGAGAAGAAAAAAGCAGATGCTGACCTTAAAACATTCTACGATACTAAACAAGCTGAGATCAAGAAGAAATATGATGCTGGGCAAGCTAAACTAAAGCAATATAGCGAAGAAGCTCCTAAGAAAACTGCAGACGAAAACAAAGCTAGAGAAGCTGAACTACAAAAAATTCAGGAAGAAATAGCTCAAATGCAGGATAAAGCTCAAAAAGATCTTCAAGCTAAGCAAGAAGTAGCTTTCGGACCAATTGAGAAAAAATTGAACGATGCAGTTGATAAAGTTGCTAAAGCTAACGGGTACGAGTATGTAATGGATGCAAATTCACCTGCATTCCTTTATAAAGCAGGTGCTGATGCTACTGCAGCTGTAAAGAAAGAATTAGGAATTCAATAA
- a CDS encoding OmpH family outer membrane protein, protein MKNFKITITFVLLLIFGFGNAQKIGVVDTNEILNKLPQYKEAEARLNSQIDTWQSELQNMQSEYERKKAAFESEKVLLIGDQLKLREKEVVDLDKNIKTTTSLRFGANGEITKLRTNLVLPFQDQIWEAIKTMSEKNGLGIVLDKSNNISVIFLQGKYDYTEKVLAVLLKGDKKEKTTSKSKK, encoded by the coding sequence ATGAAGAACTTTAAAATAACCATCACTTTTGTATTACTCTTAATTTTCGGGTTTGGAAATGCCCAAAAAATTGGAGTAGTAGATACGAATGAAATTTTAAATAAATTACCTCAGTATAAAGAAGCCGAAGCGAGATTAAACTCTCAGATTGATACCTGGCAGTCTGAACTTCAGAATATGCAGTCCGAGTATGAAAGAAAAAAAGCGGCCTTTGAAAGTGAAAAAGTGTTATTGATAGGTGACCAACTGAAACTGAGAGAAAAAGAAGTGGTAGATCTTGATAAGAATATCAAAACCACTACCAGCTTACGTTTCGGAGCCAATGGTGAAATAACAAAACTGAGAACAAATCTCGTTTTACCATTCCAGGATCAGATCTGGGAAGCTATCAAAACAATGTCCGAAAAAAATGGATTGGGCATAGTTCTTGATAAAAGCAATAACATTAGTGTTATATTTCTTCAGGGAAAATATGACTATACGGAAAAAGTATTAGCTGTTTTACTGAAAGGAGATAAAAAAGAGAAAACTACAAGTAAAAGTAAAAAGTAA
- the bamA gene encoding outer membrane protein assembly factor BamA, with protein MKFRLLPIIMFAASAHFYGQVTPQDSTKVNNAVHADNEVGTYTLKDIVVDGVKKYTPAQILRFTGLSKGESVDIPGQKISNAVKKLWDTQSFSEVEVYVQSIEGQTVILKFYLQDLKELGEVKFKGKGIGKSKSEKLAKDNNLKPGTKITQNLVSSLKTTIPKDYIKKGFADAKITIEDKVNAGDPALVDWTINVEKGKRVKIDHIEFEGNPSVSDRKLRNKAFKETKQKRFSIGGILKSSKFIEDKYQEDKQNLINYYNSLGYRDAKVVSDSVWRNKKNNYEINVKLNEGKKYYIGDITFTGNTVYATEYLQRLLGYKKGDIYDAVGFNKKVGEDGGKEDDSDIKSVYMNNGYLFSNVTPVEKSVNGDAVNLEIRINEGEQATWNKVTWQGNTTTHDHVILRALRTKPGELFKKTEIKRTYFDLAGMSFFDPQQIGQDIQPNQVDNTVDVNWKLVEKGSSQVQLQAGYGGNSFIGTLGLTFNNFSLRNFLKFKDFKPVPQGDGQTFSIQVQAGQYFQNYGVSFVEPWLFGTRPTALSVSLNNSRVRYSDSMGGSQKLNIFSASVGLNRLLNWPDDYFSLYTGLQFQKYDFNNYPFQFGETTEYNGSANNFSVNLGLSRNSAGIDPIFPTTGSNIELSAKLTPPYSLFSNKDYDTMKPVDKYKWMEFYKIKFKADVYNEIAGKLVLRSSAEMGFMDGYNKNLGAPPFERFYVGGTGLFGGRYDGRELIPLRGYDNASTYGGEAADITQRGGGTIYNRFTLELRYPISMNQTAKIYALTFAEGGNVWNSWGNYNPFQLKRSVGVGVRVYMGAFGLIGFDFAYGFDKTMSGTPSGWQNHFLMNQSL; from the coding sequence ATGAAGTTTAGACTATTACCCATCATTATGTTTGCTGCTTCTGCACATTTTTATGGACAAGTAACTCCACAGGACAGCACAAAAGTAAACAATGCTGTGCATGCAGACAATGAGGTAGGTACTTATACGCTTAAAGACATTGTTGTAGATGGGGTAAAAAAATATACACCAGCTCAGATCCTCAGATTTACTGGCCTATCCAAAGGAGAAAGCGTAGATATTCCGGGACAGAAAATCAGCAATGCTGTTAAAAAGCTTTGGGATACCCAATCTTTCTCTGAAGTAGAAGTATACGTTCAAAGTATTGAAGGACAGACTGTAATTCTTAAATTCTATCTTCAGGATCTGAAGGAACTTGGAGAAGTAAAATTCAAGGGTAAAGGAATTGGAAAATCAAAAAGTGAAAAACTGGCTAAAGACAACAACCTGAAGCCGGGTACAAAGATTACCCAAAACTTAGTATCAAGTCTTAAGACAACTATTCCTAAAGACTATATCAAAAAAGGTTTTGCTGATGCCAAAATTACAATCGAGGATAAAGTAAATGCCGGAGATCCTGCTTTGGTAGACTGGACGATTAATGTAGAGAAAGGTAAAAGAGTTAAGATCGACCATATTGAGTTTGAAGGGAATCCAAGTGTAAGTGATAGAAAACTTAGAAACAAAGCCTTTAAAGAAACAAAACAGAAACGTTTCAGTATTGGTGGTATTTTGAAATCTTCAAAATTCATTGAAGATAAATATCAGGAAGACAAACAAAATCTGATTAACTATTATAACTCCCTAGGGTATAGAGACGCAAAAGTTGTTTCAGACTCTGTATGGAGAAATAAGAAAAACAACTATGAAATCAATGTAAAACTTAACGAAGGTAAAAAGTATTATATCGGTGACATTACGTTCACAGGTAACACTGTTTACGCTACAGAATATTTACAGAGATTATTAGGATATAAGAAAGGAGATATCTATGATGCAGTAGGATTCAACAAAAAGGTTGGTGAAGACGGAGGTAAAGAAGATGATTCCGATATTAAGTCCGTTTACATGAATAACGGATACCTTTTCTCCAATGTGACACCGGTTGAAAAATCAGTGAACGGTGATGCTGTAAACCTTGAGATCAGAATTAACGAAGGAGAACAAGCTACTTGGAATAAAGTAACATGGCAAGGGAACACAACAACCCATGACCACGTAATCCTTAGAGCATTAAGAACAAAACCGGGAGAATTATTTAAAAAGACTGAAATCAAGAGAACCTATTTTGATTTGGCAGGGATGTCATTCTTTGATCCACAACAGATAGGACAGGATATTCAACCTAATCAGGTAGACAACACTGTTGATGTTAACTGGAAACTTGTAGAAAAAGGATCTTCTCAGGTTCAGCTCCAGGCAGGTTATGGGGGTAATAGCTTTATTGGTACCTTAGGATTGACGTTTAACAACTTCTCATTGAGAAACTTCCTTAAGTTCAAAGACTTTAAGCCAGTACCACAAGGGGATGGGCAGACTTTCTCCATTCAGGTGCAGGCAGGTCAGTACTTCCAGAATTATGGAGTATCATTTGTAGAACCTTGGTTATTCGGAACAAGACCAACAGCTCTTTCCGTGAGTTTAAATAACTCAAGAGTAAGATATAGTGATAGCATGGGAGGTTCTCAGAAATTGAATATATTCTCTGCATCAGTAGGTCTGAACAGATTATTGAACTGGCCAGATGACTATTTCTCTCTATATACAGGATTACAGTTTCAGAAGTATGACTTTAATAACTATCCATTCCAGTTTGGTGAGACTACAGAGTATAATGGATCTGCAAATAACTTTAGTGTCAACTTAGGATTAAGCAGAAACTCTGCCGGGATAGATCCTATCTTCCCGACAACGGGTTCTAATATTGAGCTTTCGGCTAAACTAACACCTCCATATTCATTGTTCAGTAATAAAGATTACGATACAATGAAGCCTGTTGATAAGTACAAGTGGATGGAATTCTACAAAATCAAGTTTAAAGCAGACGTTTATAACGAAATTGCCGGTAAACTGGTCTTGAGATCTTCTGCTGAAATGGGATTCATGGACGGATATAACAAAAATCTTGGAGCACCACCATTTGAAAGATTCTATGTGGGAGGTACCGGATTATTTGGTGGTAGATATGACGGTAGAGAATTGATTCCTTTAAGAGGATATGATAATGCAAGTACTTACGGTGGTGAAGCTGCCGATATTACTCAAAGAGGTGGGGGAACAATCTATAACAGATTTACTTTAGAATTAAGATACCCGATTTCAATGAACCAAACTGCTAAAATTTATGCATTAACATTTGCTGAAGGTGGTAACGTTTGGAATTCATGGGGTAATTATAACCCATTCCAGCTGAAGAGATCAGTAGGGGTAGGTGTTAGAGTTTATATGGGAGCGTTCGGACTGATCGGGTTCGACTTTGCTTATGGATTTGATAAGACAATGTCAGGAACTCCATCAGGATGGCAAAATCACTTCTTGATGAACCAATCATTATAA
- a CDS encoding isoprenyl transferase: protein MSLIKDKINSENLPKHVAIIMDGNGRWAKSRGEERTFGHKNAINAVRNAINACNEINIPYLTLYTFSSENWNRPFEEVNTLMSLLVETLLLEAEEIFSKGLRMHVIGDLEKLPALVREQLQRVVELTKENTKGNLVLAISYGSQNEILEAVKNISSDVKEGKIDVEDIDEKLLENYLYTKDFPPVDLLIRTSGEIRISNFLLWQIAYAELQFLNVLWPDFTKDIFFQCILDYQNKERRYGLTGDQIQGQ, encoded by the coding sequence ATGTCGTTGATTAAAGATAAAATAAATTCTGAGAATTTACCAAAACACGTAGCCATCATTATGGATGGTAATGGGAGATGGGCTAAATCTCGTGGCGAAGAAAGAACCTTCGGTCACAAAAATGCCATTAATGCTGTAAGAAATGCTATTAATGCATGTAATGAGATCAATATCCCTTATTTAACACTGTATACATTTTCTTCAGAAAATTGGAATCGTCCTTTTGAAGAAGTAAATACCCTCATGAGCTTACTTGTGGAAACCTTACTGTTAGAAGCAGAGGAGATCTTCAGTAAAGGACTGAGAATGCATGTGATAGGAGATCTTGAAAAACTGCCTGCTTTAGTAAGAGAACAACTGCAGCGTGTGGTAGAACTTACAAAAGAAAACACAAAAGGAAATCTTGTACTGGCAATCAGCTATGGCTCACAAAACGAAATACTGGAAGCCGTTAAAAATATCAGTTCAGATGTAAAAGAAGGAAAGATAGATGTAGAGGATATAGATGAAAAACTATTAGAAAACTATCTCTATACCAAAGACTTTCCTCCTGTAGATCTATTGATAAGAACTAGCGGCGAAATAAGAATAAGCAACTTCCTCCTTTGGCAGATTGCTTATGCTGAATTACAGTTTTTAAATGTTCTATGGCCGGATTTTACCAAAGATATTTTCTTTCAATGTATTTTGGATTATCAAAACAAAGAAAGAAGATACGGTTTAACCGGAGATCAGATACAAGGCCAATAA